A genome region from Fodinibius salicampi includes the following:
- a CDS encoding endonuclease/exonuclease/phosphatase family protein, protein MSYNIRYDNPDDAPNHWDNRKGRVANVIKFYDPAFVGTQEGLIHQLTYLDQELSNYEWIGQGRKDGKHGGEFSAIFYDTRKVKLVKESDSTVWLSETPQKPSKSWDAALPRILTWGLFEVKSTGEQVYVFNTHFDHVGEVARLESSKLILKVIREVAGKKPAVLTGDFNVMPDSEPYATLTSGTPELNDAYEISVLSHVGPSFTFEGFKVNGGSDGRRIDYIFANNEIRVNKHAILTSFQEGFYPSDHLPVYAEIEIK, encoded by the coding sequence ATGTCCTATAACATTCGGTACGATAATCCGGATGATGCACCAAACCATTGGGATAATCGTAAAGGAAGGGTTGCTAATGTCATAAAATTCTACGACCCTGCATTCGTAGGTACCCAGGAAGGATTAATACATCAGCTAACCTATCTGGATCAAGAACTTTCCAATTATGAATGGATCGGTCAGGGACGTAAGGATGGTAAACATGGAGGAGAATTTTCCGCTATCTTTTATGATACGCGTAAGGTGAAACTTGTAAAAGAGTCTGACAGTACGGTTTGGCTTTCTGAAACACCCCAAAAACCGAGCAAGAGCTGGGATGCTGCCCTGCCCCGCATCCTCACATGGGGATTATTTGAAGTCAAATCTACCGGTGAGCAAGTTTATGTTTTCAACACCCATTTTGATCATGTCGGGGAAGTGGCCCGTCTTGAAAGCTCAAAGCTCATTTTAAAGGTCATCCGGGAAGTAGCTGGAAAGAAGCCGGCCGTTCTTACCGGGGATTTTAATGTGATGCCGGACAGTGAGCCCTATGCTACACTCACCAGCGGCACCCCTGAACTAAATGATGCCTACGAGATTTCAGTGCTTTCCCATGTGGGGCCCTCATTTACCTTTGAAGGATTCAAGGTAAATGGTGGAAGTGACGGCCGCCGAATTGATTACATCTTTGCAAACAATGAAATTCGGGTTAATAAGCACGCAATATTAACCTCTTTTCAAGAAGGGTTCTATCCCTCTGATCATCTGCCCGTTTATGCAGAAATTGAGATAAAATAA
- a CDS encoding prolyl oligopeptidase family serine peptidase, producing MAKKIALAAVLLLTPIMASAQITDFKAESYQDENGNELNYRILKPAEYDTSKSYPLVLFLHGAGERGSDNFSQLKWGVNRLAIPEMREEYPAFVVAPQVPEGEWWSNLRTEKGDTTTYTVPLREDPMEPMRLTIQLLDKLEKEYAIDKDRIYVTGLSMGGYGTFDLLVRYPEKFAAAAPICGGGDLTRAFLLEKTPLWIFHGAQDEVVDVRYSRKMVDAIRLAGGSPGYTEYPHADHVGAFVKAYRDPELYKWLFSKELDR from the coding sequence ATGGCTAAAAAAATTGCTCTGGCTGCAGTGTTATTATTGACACCAATAATGGCATCTGCTCAAATTACCGACTTTAAAGCGGAATCCTACCAGGATGAGAACGGAAATGAACTGAATTACAGGATACTAAAACCGGCAGAATATGATACTTCAAAATCATATCCGTTGGTACTTTTTTTACATGGAGCCGGTGAACGGGGAAGCGATAATTTTAGTCAATTGAAATGGGGAGTAAATCGTTTGGCCATTCCGGAAATGCGGGAGGAGTACCCGGCATTTGTTGTAGCTCCACAGGTACCGGAGGGAGAGTGGTGGTCTAACCTCAGAACGGAAAAAGGAGACACCACAACCTATACCGTGCCCCTGCGCGAAGATCCAATGGAACCAATGCGCCTAACCATCCAACTGCTTGATAAACTTGAAAAAGAGTATGCCATTGATAAGGATCGTATTTATGTAACGGGACTTTCGATGGGTGGTTATGGCACTTTTGATTTGTTGGTCCGGTACCCGGAAAAATTTGCGGCTGCGGCACCCATCTGTGGTGGCGGAGATCTGACCCGGGCATTTTTGTTAGAAAAGACTCCACTTTGGATATTTCACGGAGCCCAGGACGAGGTTGTGGATGTTCGATATTCTCGTAAAATGGTAGATGCTATTCGACTGGCAGGGGGGAGTCCTGGATATACAGAATATCCTCATGCGGATCATGTCGGGGCTTTCGTAAAGGCTTACCGGGATCCCGAATTATATAAATGGCTGTTCAGCAAGGAACTGGATCGGTAA